ATGTATGTTCTCTGCAAgtgcatagttttaaaaattctgtgtgtaaatatgtgttaTGTTTTGAAAGATTCTTCGTTTAACAGTCTTTTTTCTTTAGATCACTCTTGCTAGGTATGGATCTCCTTACCCTTGGCCTCTGAACCGCATTTTGGCCTATCAGAAGCAGTGGGAAGTGAAGCGTAAGATGAAAGCTATTGGATGGGCTAACAAGACCCTGGACCAGGTTAGTACATATTGGAGTTTAAAAAAGCTTCCATTCTTAGGCATCAGAAGTGACATTACTTATAAAAGCAATTTCAATGTAATATTGTCACAACAGCAAAAATACTTGGATTATTTCTCTCCTGTgatgtagttttatttcttttatgaaagttGCACATGTTTATTTGACTATAGagtataaatgataaaattttctgaaattcTGCCACCTCAGAATTGCCTCTCTTCATTTGGAGAATATTTTTCTAGATGTCTTAGTAATACTGTCCTCTGATGGGATCATATTACGCCTGTTATTCTGTAACTTGATTTTTCTCCCTCTAAACAGTATATTGTGGGAATCTTTTATGTCAATAAATAGATCTGCAGCATCAGAGCTTTAAAAAACTTTGTATCTTTGGGGGGGGGTTAAGTTTACTACCTTatcaaaaaaattagaaaaagtaaATTTTCAAGGTGGAGGTTGAGCATCTTTAAGCTAACTGATGTTCTTTTTGCCAGAACTACCCCTGATTTCTAGCCAGCTGTCTTACTGATGTGTGCTACAAGGGGGTAGTGAGGGACTACTGGGTAGAATGAGGTCGGTTTCCAGCagctttcagcttcttcaattttTGTGAATCCACCTTTCCCCTTTAAATGTGAGCAAAATCATTGAATATGTGGACTCaggaaagtaaaattttaagagaaaaacttTCTTGTTAAATAGTCATTTTTATCAGTAACTCATGTACTTATATTTAATGGTCTTTCATTCTTAAATTCCCACTGATATCAAAAGCATTATTTATGCCATGTATGTGGTCTGTGGTCTTGAAATTTTAAGTGGAGTCTGTTTTTGTCATAAACTATCTTACAAAtagttttatatacttttattgttttgctaaatttgatatttttctatttggttCACTGCTTGTGTAGGTCTTAGAAGATGTAGACCAATGCTGTCAAGCCCTTTCTCAAAGACTGGGAACACAACCTTACTTCTTCAATAAGCagtaagatgttttattgttgtgataagtCTTTGCTTCATACAGAGTTACAAAGGTCTTGTATATCAAAGGTATTATTTTTCAGGAAGCACTTCTAACTCCGCTCTTCTTGGTGGGGACTTGTTATATAGGACAGGGCTCCAGCCCCCTGTTGTCCTATCATTGATTTTGGGAGCTTTCTGTCCACAGATTTTATTCTCAAGCAGCTGGACATATtacagagaaaaaatatatataaaagacttacttttaaatttcatttttgtaCTCATTAAATATTTATCCTCCCTTGGCTGTTAGACATAGTGCTGGCTCTGGGGAACTAGGAGTTCTAAAATTCAGCTTTTGTCATTCAGTTTTCTTAAGGTCAGTCTTATAAATCAATCAGTTGTTCTATGATTGGACAAAGATTTGGATAGAGATAGTTCAAGGTGCTATGAGAAGTataaaattaactattttatatgtaaaataacaagcttatatataaaataaaaataaaaaatctttcaAGTAAAAAACCATGAATACGCTGCTAACACAACCACATTTCGTAATGAATGATGCTTGAGGACCAGGAGAATCATTAAGAACAAGCAATAGAGTCTTATCAGATGGACAAAAACTGTTTATTCTTTAAAAGCTATGAAAATATCCTTAAATATAGACATTAAGGAGTACAGATAAAATAGCTGTATGTATGTAAATTGAGTAATTAATGTTCTATTgacaagattaaaataaatgctaATATGTACAAAGATTTTCCTTCATtaacaattataattttaatatattgaaaatagtttttaattttgtgatacAGTATAAGATACAGcttaaattaatgttttaatctCAGTGGCTTTCCTAAAAGGCTATCTTTTTATTGGCTTTAGATTCTTTACGTGAGcgtttttcttttcatgtgtttttatgtgtagtgtgcatgcatgtgtgtgagtacacgtGTGATTGGGTGTGCATGCAGGTATAGACGTGAGCCTGTGGGAGCCTGAGGTTGATGTCAGAAACCTTGCTCTTCTGTtttactctttttgttgttgttttttcaagacagggtttctctgtagccctggctgtcctggaactcactctgtagaccaggctgtccttgaactcagaaatccacctgcctctgcctcccaagtgctgggattaaaggcgtgcgccaccactgcccaactactCTTTGAGGCAGGCTCTGTTGGATCTCttataatcaaactcagagctgttGATAGGGCTCACTCACCAGCTAGCTTGCTGGGgtgttctcctctctctgccctctgaggCTGTGATTACAGAGACCACCATGTCCATCTGACATTTATGTGTGCACTGGGGTTCATTCTCTTGTTTATATGGGATGTGCTTTTTCTCTTGAGCAATCTCCTACCTCtaggatgattttctttttaattaaaaaatatatttatttttatgtgtgtgcatgctttgcCTGGTTTACTTGGTTCGTGcagagtcagaagagggcattggatcccagaatgctagagttacaggcagtttccAGCTGTGATGTGGGGCTGGGAAgcaaacctaggtcctttggaagagcagcaagtactctaaactactgagccatctctctagctccagaaattttttttaaaaaatttattttattttaaattccatgTATATGATTGGGTATATGCATTTCCATTTGAGTACAGAACCTTGGATAAAAGGTGTGACATGGCTTCTGGGAGCCAGACACATCTTCACAAAAGCAGTTTGGCCCCCTAGGTGATAATTTTTAAGGACTTTATTTGCCATGATTTCTATTCAAAATAAACATTCATCTTCTGTAGCCATGCCAAAAATTTTTTATAGTAAAAATTAATATGATGGCAATTTGGAAATATTTCAATTATGTCATTTTTAACATATAATGCaagctattatatatataatatatatacacatacatatatagatatacatatgtgtgtatatatatatatatatataacacaactcaggttatataaaataatcttatggtaAAAATTGAGACTTGTTAATCTCTGAAGCAGGAAGCCTATAGAATTCATTAAACCCTGGAAACTACAGCTTCTACAACTATGTTATATTTTTACTGGTTAGTCCCCAACACAAAGAATTATACCCAGATGTCAGTATTatgtagttctttttcttttgatactGAATTCTTAGTAGTTTGAGAGTTGACAAGgggatatatattttattgtttgacGTGCATTATTCTTGTTCATCAGTGAGTTTTGTTGCACAGTGCTATTTTTTGGAGAGGGTAGGAGaataatttttagttaaaatcATTGTCAAAGTGTTGGCAACTAGGGTTTTTTGACATGTGATTTAGAGGAAAATTAAAGATATTACTTTTGTTAATAAGTTATATTTAGACCTACAAAAGATTGAAATTTAGACAGTTGCAAAAGCAAGACATGCGTTTGATGTTTATTGGTATTTAAAAAGTAGGTATTCAAAAATTCTACTTTATGTGATACttagctagattttttttattaaccaATAGTTATGATTGAGGagtatacttaatttttaattatgcctaatctttttatttagtttttggaGATAAGACTACTGCTGTGCAgtcctggaacctgctttgtagctcaggctgacctcaaacccatGTTTGTTCTtacttagcctcccaagtgctgggattgcccATGTGTGTCCCATGCCTGGCTGCCCATCATTTAATTAATATTAGATGAAAGGAAACTACATTTAGGAAAAGGaacttgtaattttattttgttatggtaAAACTTTTTCTCATCTCTTTATCTGTGGTGGGAGTCGTTTCTTTGTGAGACACAGTATCTTATGTAGGAAGACATTCACTTAGGAGAAATAGATTATATTCTAAATTGGAAGCCTTGAATTCTACGCTTGGCTCTCACATATACTGAATGGTGGCAGATTCACCTTTTCTTTGTACCCTACTTTTACTTTCTAATTTTGACTTACCTACTGAAGATGATGAGAAAAGgcttgtaaaggaaaacaaatgatttttgcttgtttttaagaaagagaggaagccaggcagtggcggcggatttctgagttcagggccagcctggactacagagtgagttccaggagagccagggctacacagagaaaccctgtctcgaaaaaacaaaacaaaacaaacaaacaaacagaggaaaAAGACGTTGAGATCTTGCAGCAAGAACAGTGATTGAGAAAGAAGACAAGTACTTTCATATTCATGCCTTAGTAACAGTTTTGAAGCACACTACTTTTGCATGTGTGGTATTATTTCTAGGAATATGAAAAGatggcaaaataaataatatttgagaAAACATTGGGAGACACCAAGACAAAATTAATAGTTTTGGAATAGTTTTAGTGATACTATAAAGGATaccagagaaaaagacaaaataataataaataaggaaaaaaagagtgggcagggaaaatattttaaatggaaaaggtTAGGAAAATGTTCATGCtttttagcactgttttcattttgatattCAAATGAAAGACTAAATATCTAACAAATGATGTTGATTCAAGATAAGGTAGCAGTAGGATTTTAAGAATATATCATCCTAGAATATTTTTCTGATTAAAAAGTCTGCaaagataaaaacaataatacatttgaaatatctTAAAGATCATAGGAAGAGAATTTgcgcatgggtgcacacacactcatccaaATCCATGCATGCCCATATCTCAGTCCACAAAGACCCCTTCAAGCACAAGAATAGAAAGTTTTATCTTTTCCTTAATTGTATAACAAAGAAATTTAAGAGCAGGTAACATGATGGTTGTGGCATGATTCAGCAATATTGTAGAAGTGGTAAGTAaagtaaattttgaaatttttttacatttacatgtgtgtgcagggatCATGGCATGTGTGCTATGTATGACACATGTTATGTTCAAAGCacagcttttgggagttggtCCTCTCATTTTATGGAGTGAGGCCCAGGGCTTGAGTTTAGATTATTAGGCATGGTAGCCATTGCCTTTActtggtgagccatctctctcgcATAAGTGTGTTGTTGCTTTGCAGTTGTGTTTCATAAGAGCTGCGGGTTTTTCTGAATTTTTGCCTCTTTTGGTGATGGTTGCATAATTCACTTTTAATAAAATTGACACTTTTAGGCTATGAGTTTTATGAGTTTTAGGAAATACATATAGTTACATAACCACTAAAATAAAGTATactttaatttcagaaaaattaaattatatctatTTGTGTGTCAAGGGGTGGGTAGCGGGCCTGACCACATGCCAGGGtgcaggtgtggaggtcagaggacaacctagagaagctgatggtttttttttacttctaccacatgggttcttGGGATAGAACTCAAGTCAACAGGCTGGACAGCAGGTACCTTAACCCtgtggagccatcttgccagtctcacaagtgtacttctttttttaaaaaaaggaattgtgGGAACTGGTAATTTATAAAAACCAGAGTCAGTTCATGAGTCCCTGAAATTTGTTAAGGCTTGTAGGGCTTGAATACGAAaacctgctctgtgtgtgtgtgtgtgtgtgtgtgtgtgtgtgtgttctttttatcCCCCCTTTTTCTAGCATAGCTTTTGGCACACTGGAAACCTACtgcatttatttgattattaaaataatgaatgtagTAATATATAATTTAACGTGTTTGATTAATACATCaaatcatagttttcttttttcatgttctaaaatgaaaaattcaagttgtggaaggatttctttttatgacttttttcttttaaattaatgaataaaatgcttttaaaataggaTGCTTTCCCCCATTAAAATGAAGTACCTCTCATGTTTCtcatctttacttttattttagacCTACTGAACTTGACGCTCTGGTTTTTGGCCATTTGTACACCATTCTTACCACACAGTTGACCAGTGATGAACTTTCTGAGAAGGTGAAGAACTATAGCAACCTCCTTGCTTTCTGTAGAAGAATTGAACAGCACTACTTTGAAGACCGGGGTAAAGGCAGGTTGTCTTAGAGCTGTGTGCCAAttaggtattttaaaaatctaacttttgaaatatgtactACTTGAACAATAAGTAGTTGCAggatctcaaaaccaaaaacactgttttttgaaacctcaaaaaaaTTGCATAATGTCATATACATGTTCTTTGTACTGTTATTTGTGTACACTTTCACTTTGAATTGTTTGATTTGTTACATTATATTCTATATcgacattttctttcttgatgagcatataaaaataaaccttacaCAACTgagtttgtttcatttattttgatcTTTTTGGCTACTCACTGACTTTAGTACATGCGGAACAAACAGTTCTCTAAGGAAAGCAGTTGATACATGCATGCTGAGACTAAGGACATGGTGAAATTGAGCACAGGAGAGTGCTCTGTAAAAAGGCACACTGAGAAAGTGAGCCAGTGGGTCATCCACTGAGGTACAGGCTGAGCCTTCTTAACACCTAACTTAAATTCCATTAACCAGTGTTTCATTAGGGCTGCAGTGGGTTGAAAGAACTAGTTTATGGAAATGAGCACATCTCGatagtactttttattttgtttttctttttattttgttttaggtagTTTTCAAAGGAGTATTGATGGGAATTCATATGCAAACACTAAGGATTATAGTTTGGCTCAGATTTTCCAGTGTTTTCTGTTCCATTACACTTAATGATGCTCTGAGGAATCAGCTCTGTTACCAATATGTTGATAGTTACAGTTATTTGATACTGCCTTTTTATCCTCTATGAAGCATTTCTAACTCACGTAATCTTCACAGAATACTTAATGGTAATTATTATCTCCAGTTTACAAAAGGAAATGGAGACACAaacaataacttaaaaaaatgttcatacatgtatacaaatattttagTCATATCCACCCCCACTCCTCCTTCCAGTACCTCCCATCCTCTCCCCCACATCTCATCTCCTCCCAACTTCCtgttattaaaaaaattacaaagtttttACAACCTGTGTCAAATTGCTCATGTGTGTGAGGTCATCCATCCACTGTAGGTTGTGGGCAACCTACCAtctgcttctctcttcccaaaGAAAAGTGACTCCCTTCTTCAGCAGGCATTGACTGCCATTGGCTTGTCAGCGAGGGAGGAGTGGCACATTGGGAGGAaccttctcccctccctgctGACAGAGTCTTTCTCATCTTTTGTATTTCATCTCCAAgttaaccctttcctcttctttgagacagggcttctctctgtagaccaggctggcctccaactctgccacctgcctctgcttcctttgtgtttggattaaagatgtgtgcaccACTGCTAGACTTCATTCAagctaaaacttttttttttttttttttttNNNNNNNNNNNNNNNNNNNNNNNNNNNNNNNNNNNNNNNNNNNNNNNNNNNNNNNNNNNNNNNNNNNNNNNNNNNNNNNNNNNNNNNNNNNNNNNNNNNNNNNNNNNNNNNNNNNNNNNNNNNNNNNNNN
The nucleotide sequence above comes from Mastomys coucha isolate ucsf_1 unplaced genomic scaffold, UCSF_Mcou_1 pScaffold15, whole genome shotgun sequence. Encoded proteins:
- the Mtx2 gene encoding metaxin-2 isoform X3, yielding MMTFLQMCNLPVKVVCRANAEYMSPSGKVPFIHVGSQVVSELGPIVQFVKAKGHSLSDGLDEVQKAEMKAYMELVNNMLLTAELYLQWCDEATVGEITLARYGSPYPWPLNRILAYQKQWEVKRKMKAIGWANKTLDQVLEDVDQCCQALSQRLGTQPYFFNKQPTELDALVFGHLYTILTTQLTSDELSEKVKNYSNLLAFCRRIEQHYFEDRGKGRLS
- the Mtx2 gene encoding metaxin-2 isoform X4 gives rise to the protein MCNLPVKVVCRANAEYMSPSGKVPFIHVGSQVVSELGPIVQFVKAKGHSLSDGLDEVQKAEMKAYMELVNNMLLTAELYLQWCDEATVGEITLARYGSPYPWPLNRILAYQKQWEVKRKMKAIGWANKTLDQVLEDVDQCCQALSQRLGTQPYFFNKQPTELDALVFGHLYTILTTQLTSDELSEKVKNYSNLLAFCRRIEQHYFEDRGKGRLS
- the Mtx2 gene encoding metaxin-2 isoform X2 translates to MINLFWTFLQMCNLPVKVVCRANAEYMSPSGKVPFIHVGSQVVSELGPIVQFVKAKGHSLSDGLDEVQKAEMKAYMELVNNMLLTAELYLQWCDEATVGEITLARYGSPYPWPLNRILAYQKQWEVKRKMKAIGWANKTLDQVLEDVDQCCQALSQRLGTQPYFFNKQPTELDALVFGHLYTILTTQLTSDELSEKVKNYSNLLAFCRRIEQHYFEDRGKGRLS